A region of the Candidatus Palauibacter soopunensis genome:
TCGCGAGCGAATTCGTGGGGACGCTGGCGCGCGAGGGTCGCCTGTGATCCGGGACCGCGGGGCCGGAGGATGAGGAACGCGGGATGAAGAGGCGCTTTACACAGCAGGCGGACGGGATCGGCGTCGTGGCGGAGATCAACGTCACGAGCCTCGTCGACGTCGCGTTCACCCTCCTCATCATCTTCATGATCACGGCGCCCATTCTTCAGGGTGGGATCGAAATCGACCTGCCGGAGGGCGTCTCCGCGCCTCTCAGCGCCTCCGATGCGCTCGTCGTCTCGATCGACGCAGACGGGCAGATCTACCTGGATGACGTACCGGTGACGTTCGAGGAGTTCGACGCTTCGCTCGCGCTGGCTCTCGAGCGCTTCGAGTCGGACATGGTATATCTGAAGGCGGATGGCGATCTCGCCCTTCGGGAGGCGACCCGCGTGATGGGTCCGATTCAGGACGCCGGAGGCGTGCTGAACATCGTCACCGATCCGGACCCGAG
Encoded here:
- a CDS encoding biopolymer transporter ExbD, producing the protein MKRRFTQQADGIGVVAEINVTSLVDVAFTLLIIFMITAPILQGGIEIDLPEGVSAPLSASDALVVSIDADGQIYLDDVPVTFEEFDASLALALERFESDMVYLKADGDLALREATRVMGPIQDAGGVLNIVTDPDPRRRRP